From Etheostoma cragini isolate CJK2018 chromosome 10, CSU_Ecrag_1.0, whole genome shotgun sequence, the proteins below share one genomic window:
- the LOC117951269 gene encoding protocadherin alpha-3-like, which produces MEQRRCKPRRVDPRGYLFGCVVAVLLWSVASAQLRYSISEEVNEGTVVGNIAKDLGLEKSTLNDRKYRIVSSNADPLFHVNQNDGVLYVSRKIDREEVCAQSNTCLINLKTVLENPLEVHYVRIEILDINDHTPNFPERGTTLEISESVLPGARFQLKASRDRDSGHFSVQQYKLSQNDHFRLEVKDKGEDGKIPILIVQKPLDRETAVSHALVLTALDGGKPPKSGEMNILVNVLDVNDNAPVFSKDVYSVTLDENAPVGTTVIQVNATDLDDGANGEIVYSFSKSMNQNMLNMFTINPSTGEITVKGLVDYEEKDKYEIEIQGSDKGLAPLTTEKSVIIKIVDVNDNAPEIEVTSFSSSIPEDSRPGTTVALISVNDLDSDLNGKVICAINEDAPFILSPSLQEKMYSLVTKSPLDREKQTQYDLTITAKDAGHPSLSSEKTISVVVSDVNDNSPEFSLSPYTFYVTEGNDPGASVFSVKAFDRDENDNALISYHILRDSSTDNKLTSFLNINSETGDIMALKSFDFETLKTFQFQVVATDSGTPSLSSNVTVNVFILDQNDNAPVILYPVSSNGSAEGVEEIPRNVNAGHLVTKVRAYDADIGYNGWLLFSLQEVTDHSLFGLDRYTGQIRTLRSFTDTDEAEHKLVILVKDNGNVSLSATATVVVKVVEPKEAFAASDIKSAAKDEEEDNVTFYLMITLGSISTLFLISIIVLIAMHCSKTTDYTSKYLQETNYDGTLCHSIQYRSGDKRYMLVGPRMSIGSTIVPGSHANTLVLPDRRGTSGEVRHSKNSFFLFLNSYSIEN; this is translated from the coding sequence ATGGAACAAAGAAGATGCAAGCCACGAAGGGTTGATCCGCGAGGATATTTGTTCGGCTGTGTGGTTGCTGTGCTTTTGTGGAGCGTTGCATCGGCGCAATTAAGATACTCCATCTCTGAGGAAGTTAACGAAGGAACTGTGGTTGGAAATATAGCAAAAGATCTGGGATTGGAGAAAAGCACGCTGAATGACAGGAAGTATCGGATTGTTTCTAGTAATGCGGATCCCCTTTTCCATGTAAATCAGAATGATGGTGTCTTGTATGTGAGCCGGAAGATTGATAGAGAAGAGGTGTGCGCGCAGAGCAATACGTGCTTAATAAATCTGAAAACCGTGTTAGAAAACCCACTGGAGGTTCATTATGTTAGAATCGAAATTCTGGATATAAATGACCATACTCCTAATTTTCCAGAGAGAGGGACAACGTTAGAGATTTCAGAGTCCGTGTTGCCCGGAGCACGATTTCAGCTAAAAGCATCACGGGATCGAGACAGTGGTCATTTCTCTGTGCAGCAATATAAACTTAGCCAAAACGATCACTTCCGTTTGGAAGTTAAGGATAAAGGAGAAGACGGTAAAATACCTATATTAATTGTGCAGAAACCTTTAGACAGAGAAACTGCAGTAAGCCACGCATTAGTGCTGACTGCATTGGATGGAGGGAAACCTCCGAAATCTGGCGAGATGAATATTCTAGTAAATGTTTTAGATGTAAATGATAACGCGCCTGTTTTCTCTAAAGATGTTTATTCTGTAACGCTCGATGAAAATGCTCCAGTAGGAACAACAGTCATACAAGTTAATGCAACTGATTTAGACGACGGAGCAAATGGAGAAATAGTTTACTCATTTAGCAAAAGTATGAATCAgaatatgttaaatatgtttactATCAATCCATCAACAGGTGAAATAACTGTTAAAGGTTTGGTAGATTATGAGGAGAAGGACAAATATGAAATTGAAATTCAGGGATCAGATAAAGGTCTCGCTCCTCTTACGACCGAAAAAAGCgtcattattaaaatagttgacGTTAATGATAATGCACCTGAAATTGAGGTTACTTCCTTTTCAAGCTCCATCCCTGAAGATTCCAGACCAGGCACTACGGTTGCCCTTATTAGTGTAAATGACCTGGACTCTGATCTCAATGGAAAAGTTATTTGCGCTATAAATGAGGATGCTCCTTTTATATTATCACCATCTCtacaagaaaaaatgtattcgTTAGTAACAAAATCGCCTctggacagagagaaacagacacaatATGACCTGACAATCACTGCAAAAGACGCTGGTCACCCTTCATTATCATCTGAAAAGACAATAAGCGTTGTAGTGTCAGACGTGAATGACAACAGTCCTGAGTTTTCACTGAGTCCGTATACTTTCTATGTCACCGAAGGCAACGATCCAGGAGCGTCTGTGTTTTCGGTTAAAGCTTTTGATCGTGATGAGAACGACAATGCACTCATATCCTATCATATTCTCAGAGACTCAAGCACAGATAACAAATTGACATCATTTCTCAACATAAACTCTGAAACTGGAGACATTATGGCTCTGAAAAGTTTCGACTTTGAAACACTGAAAACGTTCCAGTTCCAAGTTGTTGCCACAGATTCTGGAACTCCGTCACTAAGCAGCAACGTCACAGTGAACGTGTTCATTCTGGATCAGAACGACAACGCTCCAGTCATCCTGTATCCAGTCAGCTCTAACGGTTCTGCTGAAGGTGTGGAGGAGATTCCCCGCAATGTGAACGCAGGACACTTGGTGACTAAAGTCAGAGCCTATGACGCTGATATAGGATATAACGGCTGGTTACTGTTTTCACTGCAGGAAGTTACTGACCACAGTCTCTTTGGTTTGGACCGCTATACAGGACAGATCAGAACACTTCGCTCATTCACAGACACAGACGAGGCTGAGCATAAACTGGTCATACTGGTGAAAGACAATGGGAACGTTTCACTCTCAGCAACAGCTACTGTGGTTGTCAAAGTTGTGGAGCCCAAAGAGGCTTTTGCTGCTTCTGATATTAAAAGTGCTGcaaaggatgaggaggaggataaTGTGACTTTTTACCTGATGATAACTTTGGGCTCaatttcaacactttttctcaTCAGTATTATTGTGCTGATTGCAATGCACTGCTCGAAAACCACAGACTATACTTCTAAATATCTACAAGAGACTAATTATGATGGGACACTGTGTCACAGCATCCAGTACAGATCTGGAGACAAACGGTACATGCTAGTAGGACCCAGAATGAGTATAGGATCTACTATAGTCCCGGGCAGCCATGCGAATACTCTAGTCCTCCCTGACAGGAGAGGGACATCTGGAGAGGTAAGACATTCtaagaatagtttttttttgtttctaaataGTTATTCTATTGAAAATTAA
- the LOC117952239 gene encoding protocadherin alpha-7-like, with product MFHLHIMEQRQRQTWSKRTKWVACMMVLVTFWSRASGQLRYSISEEEKEGTAVGNIAKDLGVDKTTLKDRGYRIVYGTTEPPFRVNQDDGILYVNRKIDREEVCDRSKVCLIDFKAVLENPLEVHYVAVEILDVNDHAPSFPEREKTLDISESALPGARFQLQAARDPDSGSLSVQQYKLSLNEHFRLEVKDRGEDRKTPSLILQKPLDRESAKTHALLLTATDGGKPPRSGNMTIIVNVSDVNDNPPVFTQESYTVQLKENSAFGTTVIQVNATDLDEGLNGEVIYSFGNDVDAMARSRFDLNLMTGVITVAGAIDFEECSRYEIDIQASDKSPATLVTEKSVIINIFDVNDNAPEIEVTSFSRALPEDSKPGTTVAVISVKDSDSGLNGKVMCYISQDIPFMLTPSLQNNMYSLVTKLLLDREQQSQYIVTIVCRDAGEPSLSSEKTIHIDVSDVNDNNPVFSQNPYTFYITENNNPGASILSVTARDDDESSNALILYHILRDTGGDHLFTSFINVNSENGHISGLKSFDFETLKTFQFRVVATDSGTPSLSSNVTVNVFILDQN from the coding sequence atgtttcatctTCACATCATGGAACAAAGACAACGCCAAACATGGAGTAAGCGGACAAAGTGGGTTGCGTGTATGATGGTTTTGGTTACGTTTTGGAGCAGAGCTTCAGGACAATTACGATATTCCATCTCcgaggaagagaaagaaggaactGCTGTAGGAAATATAGCAAAGGATTTAGGTGTTGATAAGACCACACTGAAGGACAGAGGGTACCGTATTGTCTACGGCACTACAGAGCCTCCTTTTCGAGTAAACCAGGATGATGGTATCTTGTATGTGAACCGGAAAATTGACAGAGAGGAAGTGTGTGACCGAAGTAAGGTTTGTCTAATCGACTTTAAAGCTGTGTTAGAAAACCCCCTTGAGGTGCACTATGTAGCGGTGGAGATTCTGGATGTAAACGACCACGCACCAAGCTTTCCTGAAAGAGAAAAGACTTTAGACATTTCTGAATCTGCATTAccaggagcaagattccagctACAAGCTGCGCGTGATCCTGATAGTGGTTCGTTATCCGTTCAGCAGTATAAATTAAGTCTGAATGAACATTTTCGCTTGGAAGTGAAAGATCGTGGTGAGGACCGTAAAACTCCTAGTTTAATTCTTCAAAAGCCACTTGATAGAGAATCTGCCAAGACCCATGCATTACTTCTGACAGCCACTGATGGAGGTAAACCTCCGCGATCCGGTAACATGACAATAATTGTTAACGTTTCCGATGTCAATGATAACCCCCCAGTTTTCACCCAGGAGTCATATACAGTGCAGCTAAAAGAAAATTCTGCTTTTGGTACAACTGTGATTCAAGTTAATGCAACTGATTTGGATGAAGGTTTAAATGGTGAAGTTATATATTCATTCGGAAATGATGTGGATGCAATGGCGCGTTCACGTTTTGATTTAAATCTAATGACTGGAGTAATTACTGTAGCAGGGGCCATAGATTTTGAAGAATGTAGCAGATACGAAATTGATATCCAGGCGTCCGACAAAAGTCCGGCTACACTAGTTACGGAAAAAAGCGTTATTATAAACATTTTTGATGTAAACGACAATGCACCCGAGATTGAGGTGACATCTTTTTCTCGTGCGCTCCCTGAAGATTCGAAACCAGGAACCACAGTAGCCGTAATTAGTGTTAAAGATTCGGACTCTGGTCTCAACGGAAAAGTTATGTGTTACATAAGCCAAGATATTCCTTTCATGCTCACTCCATCTTTACAAAATAACATGTATTCTCTGGTAACAAAATTGCTTTTGGATCGAGAGCAGCAATCGCAATATATTGTCACAATTGTATGTAGAGACGCAGGTGAACCATCTTTATCATcagaaaaaacaatacatatagATGTGTCAGATGTAAATGACAACAATCCAGTTTTTTCACAGAACCCATATACCTTCTACATAACTGAAAATAACAACCCCGGAGCATCTATTTTATCAGTGACAGCCCGGGATGACGACGAGAGCAGTAATGCTCTTATTTTATATCATATATTAAGGGACACAGGCGGAGACCATCTGTTTACCTCTTTTATAAATGTCAACAGTGAAAATGGACATATTTCGGGGCTAAAAAGTTTTGACTTTGAAACACTGAAAACGTTCCAGTTCCGAGTTGTTGCCACAGATTCTGGAACTCCGTCACTAAGCAGCAACGTCACAGTGAACGTGTTCATTCTGGATCAGAAC